From the genome of Eremothecium gossypii ATCC 10895 chromosome I, complete sequence:
TCTTTGATTTCCCCACACGCCGCCTGCCCAGAAATGACGCACCATCAAGAGCCCTTGAAAGCCGCGAATCCGGTACAAGCTCCGAGGGGACCATCTCTGCACACCACACCGTCTGGCGGTCGCGCAAACTTGACTCAGCGCCAGCACCAGAACGTCCGAACGCCTTTCGGAAGCATGCACCTGCGTTTTTCTTCCCGCTGGCGCACGCGTGGCTGAATGGCATCGACCTGGGCACTTTTGACGCCCTGTTCAAAAAGCACTACCTAAGCACCCTGCGCCTTATTCTTGCAGCCGCCAACCCGCATGCAGAATTTGACCGGATGTCCGAACTCATGAGCTACGTTTTGCAGGACGCTGAGGCGCACGATATCAGCATTGAGTAGCCCGTCGCGCATGTGTCAGCGCATCTGTGGACAACTCCTGCTTGCAAACTGTATCCCGACCACTACCATGCATTAGTATGAGATCTATAGAGCGCCAATTGCACGCCTACACACATGTAAACCTCGCAATGCATCTCTTGGAGTCTCTGTGGCCGGCAGTATCTGCTAGTACATCATCTTTGTAACTCTACAGAGATGTGAAGTCTTGTTACCCGGATTTGGAAAACATATCCGATCCCTTCACCTGAGTACTTGTGAGCACTATGGCTGAAGGTTATCATAACACCTACTTCCCTGGAGAATTCGTTTGAACAAGTGATTCTAAGGTGGTTTCAGGGGGCATGTCATTCTTTCAAGCTCTTCGTCAGAAGGCGTCACAGATATCGTTCTTGGATATACTTTCGGATAACCTCACATCGCCCTTAAGCAGAGATGAACGGTTTCGCTTGGAATATCGGTTGCCAGACGATGAGCAGATACTAAAGGATATGAATGTGGACATTTCTGTGCGTGGGGCGTACACGGCAGAAGGGGAGCCCTCATATGTGTACTCGGGACGTTTGTATCTCACAGCGCACTATTTGGTGTTCCGGGATTCGCTAGACCACAACACCTGCGCGTTCACGATGAACCTATCGACAATCAAGCGTGTGGAGCGCGCAGCGAGCACGTCTTTTGCGTTCTGTCTTAATATCCAGCTATACTCGGGGGCGACCTTCATGGTTCAATTTGTAGGGCCACGGTACGCTTCCGAGGAGTTTTCGCACTTGTTGAAGGTCCAATTACGCCAGAATATCAAGAATACCAAGCTTCTTGGACCATTTCTAGAGACCTGCTACTCGGAGTATATTATTTCCAAGAACCTGCAGCATAAGCCAGATCTGCAGCCCCCAGCAGGTGGACTAGGACAACTATTCAAGTACCCTGGCGATCCCATAGCACACAAAGAGAAGGCGAAACTACGGTTGTGGTTTGACTACTTCAAGAAGAATGGCACCAATCTAAGTCTCCTAAGAAACCACATGTTTCACAGGTTGATTAGGGTCGGTGTTCCCAATAGGCTAAGGGGCGAGATTTGGGAATTGTGTTCTGGCTCAATGTATCTTCGGTTTTCATCGCAGGGAGAATACCAACGTATTGGTAAAGAAAATAAGGAGAAGCATTCGCAGGCGATCGATGAAATTGAGAAGGATTTGAGCAGGTCGCTACCCGAGTATGCAGCGTACCAGGGCCCCGAGGGCATAGAGCGGCTTCGGAATGTGCTCGTAACATATTCATGGAAGGATCCAGATGTAGGATACTGCCAGGCCATGAACATTGTTGTTGCCGCGTTGCTAATTTTTATGACTGAGGAGCAGGCTTTCTGGTGTTTGGGCAAGCTATGTGATTCCTATCTCCCAGGTTACTACTCGAAAACGATGTACGGAGCATTGCTAGACCAGAAAGTGTTCGAATCATTTGTAGAAAATAAACTACCCGAGCTATGGGACCACATTGTGAGGAATGATATACAACTATCGACGGTGTCCCTACCCTGGTTCCTTTCCCTTTTCTTTACATCAATGCCACTAATCTTTGCATTCAGGGTATTGGATTTGTTCTTCCTGAATGGACCCAAGGCGCTCTTCCAAGTGGCACTAGCTGTTTTGAAGGTTAATTTGGAAGATCTCTTGGAAGTTGACGAGGATGGCATGTTTATTGCAATTTTAAAGAACTATTTCCAGACCTTGGAACACAGTGCATATCCGGATGCAACAGATCCCAAATACCAACGCGTGACGAAATTCCAAGAATTGCTAGTTGTGGCTTTTAAGCGCTTTGATGTCATCACCGCTGAAATGGTGGATATAGAGAGGAACAAGCACAAAAAGGTTATTCTCCAGAATATAGAAACATTTGCAAAGCGGACACAAATGAGAACCATTCCTCCCGTGAGGCATTTGAAGTCGGAACATATATCCAATATCTACGACATCTATTATGAGAGCATTGAGTCCTATAAGATCGGATTGGGCACAGGCTCCTCCAGAATGGACTTCCCAGCGTTTGTCCAGTTCCTAGGTAAATTTTGTGAGTGGTGCAAGAAGAGCGATTCTGAGGAGAACCTCAGCTACCAGAAACAGAAGGAATCCTTCCTACGCAGGCTTTTCAATAATTGGGATATCACCTCTAGTGGTGAGCTATCCCTTGGCGATGTCATTTCAGGGGTCGATAAGTTGGTAAGCAACGACCTAATGGAAACAATGAATAACTTTTTCAGTTTGTATGAAGATTCCAAGAAAGGGGAGGTTCAAAGGGAGGAGATTTTGCAAATGTCGGAAGGTCTACTGTTCCTCACAGAACCATGGAAAACTGGAAGGTGTGCCGATAAGATCACGCAGAAGGCCATCGAAAATGACATTGCAGAAAACCTTGTGCAGCAGAGCGAGCTATCGAACCTTGAAGATATAGAAATACCTCGTGGCGTTGAGATTGACGATCAGAAGTATAAGCAACAACAGCTTGAACGGTATCTGCAGGCTGCAAGTAACTTTTTGAACCGCTGCTTCGAGTACGCGCGGCCTGTGGAGCCTTCGTCAGCGCCACGCGACGCAGCCCCAGCCTCACCTACCGAGATGACCCGCGGAGACCCCGACACGGTGGCTAACAAAGAGCTCGACCCAATGCGAGCCAATGTCGCATTGCATCCGGAAAAGCCATGCGTCATTGATCTGCCTACTTTCCGCATGATAATCTTGGCCGATGAAACATATGAGCTCTTTTTTGCGCATACGCTCAGGAATTCCGTCCGCGTAGACAGCCCAGTAACCTTCTTCGATGGTAAGGTGAAGGCGCTCAAGAACGTGTTTGACGGATTGATCGCAGACGGTCGCCGTGTGGCCCACGAAGTTCGTCGCCGTGTCGACTCAGTGGCCACCAGGGGCAATAGTTCCGAACCACTAGATGAGCGCCAGGACGATCTAGACGACTTCACCACTGAGCATCCAGATGAACACTCCAAGTTGCTTTCTGGTGATCTCTTGGACCTTGACATGGACCAAGACGAAGACAACCGCCCACAAAAGAGACTAGAGAAAGTGAACATGCCACCCGCAGGTACGAATGGCGAGCTGCCCAACCTCATCGAATTTGAAGCATAGCCGATAGGCGAACGAACAATACATCAAATGACCCCTCATAGCGTATAACTAGAGTATATATGATGATTATTGGACATTACTCGGCGTTACCATCCTGCCATTGCCCTGTAAGGAAGTACCGTCGTTAATGATACACAGTCATTCATACGGATATTCCATAGGTGTCGAACATAGCGTTGGGCATCCCTTTTTAACGTCGCTTTAGAACCTCATTTTGTAAGGAAGATCATCATTAGGCTTGTTGATTGCTGACCATGAGCTTATCTACGTTCACGCGCTCGTATGGGCGGTGTTTCTTTCTTAGCAACGCTATCCACTTGCAAGTGCGACCAGTACAGGCGTCTGTGCCATTTCGCAACGTCTTCACACCATTACTGGCGAAGCTAAATCCCGTACCTAGCACCGCACTTGCTAGGGCAGTGCGCAACTTCTCTAGTACGACCAGCAAGAGTAACCTCGGCGGGTACTTTGGCGGTCCGCAGAGCAAATATACGCGCCTGAACCGCTTCCAGCAATATTCGCCTGGCCACCCGAACAATCAGCTACTGCGGATCACGGGCTGGGGGCTGCTGTTCATGACAGGCACCTTTTTCGGGACGCCTTTTCTGTTCGACCTTCCTCCATTCTCATACTTCAAGGCGCATCCTGCACATTTGACATATGCCATCATTGGCTTAAACTGTGTCGTATTCGGGCTATGGCAGCGCCCACGCTTCTGGCTCCCACTTCAAAGGTACGCATTGCTGCAGAAGGACCACATCTACAGCAAGTGGTCACTGATAGGCAGTGCATTCTCGCACCAGGAGTTCTGGCACTTTGGGATGAACATGATCTGTCTTTGGTCCTTTGGCACCAGTCTGGCCATGTCTCTCGGCCCTGCAAACTTTGCCAGTCTCTATATGAACAGCGCGCTCGGAGCGTCCCTATTCTCACTTTGGTATCCCCGTATTGCCCGTATTGCGTTGATGGGTCCCAGTCTGGGCGCCAGTGGCGCCCTCTTCGGGATGTTCGCGATGTTCTCATACCTTGCGCCCAACTCCAAGATCATGCTGTTCTTCTTGCCAATTCCGATTGACGCCTGGGTAGGGTTCCTGGGTATGACAACTTGGAACCTCGCGGGCTGTGTATTCCGTTGGGGCACGTTTGACTACGCAGCACACGTAGGCGGCACCGCCATGGGCCTGCTGTATGGCTGGTGGATGTCGCGCAAGAtacagcagcagcgcagaGCCAGGAGACTGATCTCATTCCCCCGGTTCTGATGCGAGCAGATCATGTAGTTACGTATAAACTGTATATCTAGGTCTATCCTAGCGCTTCTGCAGCAGTCCCTCACGCAAGACGAAGTAACCGTCTTTCTTCAGCGTTGCGGTCGCGGTGCTGTCCCAGCTACCGCTCTTCTCCCCCAGCGATGTGTCCTTGGCATCTAATTCCGCACGGCGTACCAGCTCCTCATAGCCAATCGCGGCGGGGTGCCGTTGCATCGCCTTTGCGTACTGCGGGTCCGCGCAGTCGTCAACCTCTACGCTCTGGAGCTGACTCACAAACGAAAGCTGGGTAGCCAGCCGGCGCCGTACTTCCTGAATATCGGCCTCCGGCAGACCAGATAGCTTTAGCAACTTGCGAGTTTCCTCCTCAGATAGCTGTTGTCTGGCGATGTCCTCCGCACTGGGCAGATAGTCTTCCGGCTGCCATGCTGGTCTTGCGAGGTACGCCTGGAGCTCTTCCCGCGAGCTGAATCTAGCTCCCACCGAAGAGCTCCAGCGGCGCGAGGCGTATATTAAAGATCTTAGCATCTTGTGACGTCCAATCAAGAGAGATGAGGCTGCGACGTAGGTGCATTCATCATGCTTTTCACCTTCTACTAGGCGAGCCAACGGCATAGAAAACGGTTTCCATGCACACGCGAATCAGTCACACCCAGGACGACTCCGGCAAAGGGCATGATCGGTATGAAGCCCAGTCGGTTCCGCCATTCAGGAGACGATGAGCAGCTCCTGAGCCCGCTCGAGTCAACTTCTtgtgtcacgtgacggTATTTCTTTttggaaaatttttcagcCATAAAGGCGATGAGCTACTGCACTTTTAAGATGCGATGAGCTATTCTTGAAGCCATACTGTTCGCTCTCGAGAGAATAGCATATCAGCAGTCAGAAGCAGCATGAGGgtcaagaagaagaacacCACTGGTAACGCGAGGAATTTTGTGACGAGATCTCAGGCTGTGCGCAAGCTACAGATATCGTTGGCAGACTTCAGAAGATTATGTATCTTCAAAGGCATCTACCCCCGGGAACCCCGGaacaagaagaaggccAACAAGGGCTCAACCGCGCCTACGA
Proteins encoded in this window:
- the MDR1 gene encoding GTPase-activating protein MDR1 (Syntenic homolog of Saccharomyces cerevisiae YGR100W (MDR1)), whose translation is MSFFQALRQKASQISFLDILSDNLTSPLSRDERFRLEYRLPDDEQILKDMNVDISVRGAYTAEGEPSYVYSGRLYLTAHYLVFRDSLDHNTCAFTMNLSTIKRVERAASTSFAFCLNIQLYSGATFMVQFVGPRYASEEFSHLLKVQLRQNIKNTKLLGPFLETCYSEYIISKNLQHKPDLQPPAGGLGQLFKYPGDPIAHKEKAKLRLWFDYFKKNGTNLSLLRNHMFHRLIRVGVPNRLRGEIWELCSGSMYLRFSSQGEYQRIGKENKEKHSQAIDEIEKDLSRSLPEYAAYQGPEGIERLRNVLVTYSWKDPDVGYCQAMNIVVAALLIFMTEEQAFWCLGKLCDSYLPGYYSKTMYGALLDQKVFESFVENKLPELWDHIVRNDIQLSTVSLPWFLSLFFTSMPLIFAFRVLDLFFLNGPKALFQVALAVLKVNLEDLLEVDEDGMFIAILKNYFQTLEHSAYPDATDPKYQRVTKFQELLVVAFKRFDVITAEMVDIERNKHKKVILQNIETFAKRTQMRTIPPVRHLKSEHISNIYDIYYESIESYKIGLGTGSSRMDFPAFVQFLGKFCEWCKKSDSEENLSYQKQKESFLRRLFNNWDITSSGELSLGDVISGVDKLVSNDLMETMNNFFSLYEDSKKGEVQREEILQMSEGLLFLTEPWKTGRCADKITQKAIENDIAENLVQQSELSNLEDIEIPRGVEIDDQKYKQQQLERYLQAASNFLNRCFEYARPVEPSSAPRDAAPASPTEMTRGDPDTVANKELDPMRANVALHPEKPCVIDLPTFRMIILADETYELFFAHTLRNSVRVDSPVTFFDGKVKALKNVFDGLIADGRRVAHEVRRRVDSVATRGNSSEPLDERQDDLDDFTTEHPDEHSKLLSGDLLDLDMDQDEDNRPQKRLEKVNMPPAGTNGELPNLIEFEA
- the PCP1 gene encoding rhomboid protease PCP1 (Syntenic homolog of Saccharomyces cerevisiae YGR101W (PCP1)), whose protein sequence is MSLSTFTRSYGRCFFLSNAIHLQVRPVQASVPFRNVFTPLLAKLNPVPSTALARAVRNFSSTTSKSNLGGYFGGPQSKYTRLNRFQQYSPGHPNNQLLRITGWGLLFMTGTFFGTPFLFDLPPFSYFKAHPAHLTYAIIGLNCVVFGLWQRPRFWLPLQRYALLQKDHIYSKWSLIGSAFSHQEFWHFGMNMICLWSFGTSLAMSLGPANFASLYMNSALGASLFSLWYPRIARIALMGPSLGASGALFGMFAMFSYLAPNSKIMLFFLPIPIDAWVGFLGMTTWNLAGCVFRWGTFDYAAHVGGTAMGLLYGWWMSRKIQQQRRARRLISFPRF
- the GTF1 gene encoding glutamyl-tRNA(Gln) amidotransferase subunit F (Syntenic homolog of Saccharomyces cerevisiae YGR102C (GTF1)) produces the protein MPLARLVEGEKHDECTYVAASSLLIGRHKMLRSLIYASRRWSSSVGARFSSREELQAYLARPAWQPEDYLPSAEDIARQQLSEEETRKLLKLSGLPEADIQEVRRRLATQLSFVSQLQSVEVDDCADPQYAKAMQRHPAAIGYEELVRRAELDAKDTSLGEKSGSWDSTATATLKKDGYFVLREGLLQKR